The following coding sequences lie in one Musa acuminata AAA Group cultivar baxijiao chromosome BXJ3-1, Cavendish_Baxijiao_AAA, whole genome shotgun sequence genomic window:
- the LOC103984853 gene encoding uncharacterized protein LOC103984853, with the protein MESGGKVHPDCINASNPHHECVEYCFKRVAEAKSRADEIVEENKESLKEPKERTVHPDCINASNPFHECSEYCFKRIAEAKDRIERNESGMQQEDGIPSSFSGSHQSDAPLEQKQTEQLNDGGDAHCVQDDTVSGNPNLTEKQKKLFELRLKMNEARKANQMAMVAEKKKMEAPAETRGISKQKWLDERKKKIGKLLDSNGLDMSKAYMLDTQETAEAKYKKWEKDPAPYGWDVFNQKTLYNAHKKRTKNIECDMEAYNKAKEADPEFYREASSLQYGKATKVPEENIDRMVKELQDRDAKRKSFSRRRKFHEEKDIDSINDRNEHFNKKIERAFGKYTLEIKNNLERGTALPD; encoded by the exons ATGGAAAGCGGAGGAAAAGTGCATCCGGATTGCATCAACGCATCCAATCCCCACCACGAGTGCGTCGAGTACTGTTTCAAACGAGTCGCGGAAGCCAAATCTCGGGCCGATGAAA TCGTAGAGGAGAATAAGGAGAGCTTGAAGGAGCCGAAAGAGAGAACGGTGCACCCGGATTGCATCAACGCGTCCAATCCCTTCCACGAGTGCAGCGAGTACTGCTTCAAAAGGATTGCCGAGGCGAAGGATCGAATCGAGAGGAATGAATCAG GTATGCAACAGGAGGATGGCATTCCTTCATCCTTTAGTGGCTCTCACCAGAGTGATGCGCCTCTTGAACAAAAACAAACtgaacaacttaatgatggtggTGATGCTCATTGTGTCCAGGATGATACTGTGTCAGGCAATCCTAATCTCACTGAGAAGCAGAAAAAATTGTTCGAATTGAGGCTTAAGATG AATGAAGCAAGGAAGGCCAATCAGATGGCGATGGTAgcagagaaaaagaaaatggaaGCCCCAGCTGAAACAAGGGGTATTTCAAAACAAAAATGGCTcgatgaaaggaaaaaaaaaattggaaaacTTCTTGATTCAAATGGTTTGGATATGTCAAAGGCCTACATGCTTGATACACAAGAGACGGCTGAAGCGAAGTATAAGAAGTGGGAAAAGGATCCTGCACCATATGGTTGGGATG TCTTTAATCAGAAAACACTTTATAATGCTCATAAAAAGCGGACAAAGAATATTGAGTGTGATATGGAGGCATATAACAAAGCTAAGGAAGCTGATCCAGAGTTCTATCGTGAGGCTTCTAGTCTTCAGTATGGCAAG GCAACAAAGGTCCCCGAGGAAAACATTGACCGGATGGTAAAGGAGCTTCAGGACAGGGATGCAAAACGCAAGTCATTTAGTAGGAGACGGAAGTTCCACGAAGAAAAGGACATTGATTCTATCAATGACAGGAATGAGCACTTTAACAAGAAGATCGAGAGGGCCTTTGGAAAATACACTCTGGAGATTAAGAACAACTTGGAAAGGGGGACTGCCCTACCTGACTAG
- the LOC135583765 gene encoding maltose excess protein 1-like, chloroplastic isoform X3 — protein MTSPPPASLSAAPLRFHLLASTIQLSFPPKCCPVAARNLSIRRRFRSSCAFASHSPPPSAASQASRLQRWDTLTARFAGASNLPFLLIQLPQILLNYRNLVSGNKAALLAVPWLGMLTGLLGNMTLLSYFAKKKEVEAIVVQTLGVVSIYVVLGQLAMAEAMSLPYFAAISVLVVSGLVLNFVNYFGWLHEGLWQLWEDFITVAGISVLPQARLGKLSDRMVKFIRSISGWTATLLFMWMPIAQMWTTYLNPDNIKGLSAFTILLGMIGNGLMIPRALFIRDLMWFTGASWASFLHGWGNLACMYYFKSISWKFFLGATLSLFIWTGIALWRDTKAYGYSSPMISLQELVSGT, from the exons ATGACGTCGCCGCCTCCAGCTTCTCTCTCCGCTGCCCCTCTCCGCTTCCACCTTCTCGCCTCTACAATTCAACTTTCCTTTCCACCCAAGTGCTGTCCGGTTGCAGCCCGCAACCTCTCCATCCGTCGGCGCTTTCGATCCTCCTGCGCTTTTGCCTCCCATTCTCCTCCGCCCTCTGCCGCTAGCCAG GCGTCCAGGTTGCAGCGATGGGACACGCTCACTGCCAGGTTCGCCGGGGCGTCCAACCTCCCTTTCCTCCTCATTCAGCTTCCCCAGATCCTCCTCAACTATCGCAACCTCGTCTCCGGCAACAAGGCCGCCCTTCTCGCCGTCCCCTGGCTC GGGATGCTGACGGGACTTCTCGGGAACATGACCTTGTTGTCCTACTTCGCCAAGAAGAAGGAGGTGGAGGCGATCGTGGTTCAGACGCTCGGCGTGGTGTCGATCTATGTCGTCCTGGGGCAGCTTGCGATGGCCGAAGCCATGAGCCTTCCGTACTTCGCTGCCATATCAGTGCTCGTAGTGTCCGGGCTTGTCTTGAACTTTGTGAACTACTTTGGCTGGCTTCATGAGGGGTTGTGGCAACTTTGGGAGGACTTCATTACGGTGGCTGGGATCTCTGTTCTGCCTCAG GCACGTCTGGGAAAACTTTCGGACAGGATGGTGAAATTCATCAGGTCAATATCTGGATGGACAGCCACTCTACTTTTTATGTGGATGCCTATTGCACAGATG TGGACAACTTATCTCAATCCAGATAACATCAAAGGCTTATCAGCTTTCACTATCTTGCTTGGCATGATTGGGAATGGTCTGATGATTCCTCGTGCACTATTTATCCGTGACCTGATGTG GTTTACTGGTGCATCTTGGGCTTCGTTTCTGCACGGGTGGGGTAATTTGGCCTGCATGTACTA TTTCAAGAGTATCAGTTGGAAGTTTTTCTTAGGAGCAACACTCAGCTTATTCATATGGACAG GAATAGCCCTCTGGAGAGATACCAAAGCTTATGGATACAGTTCACCCATGATATCTCTGCAAGAACTGGTTTCAGGAACTTGA
- the LOC135629113 gene encoding cyclin-dependent kinase F-4-like: protein MERYMVIKEVGDGTFGTVWRAINKQSGEVVAIKQMKRKYYSWEECLNLREVKCLRRLNHPNIIKLKEVIRENDVLYLVFEYMECNLYQLMKDRNKPFTEDEIRDWCFQIFRALAYMHHRGYFHRDLKPENLLVTKNVLKIADFGLAREALSKPPFTEYVSTRWYRAPEILLQSSVYDSAVDMWAMGAIMAELFTLRPLFPGSSEADEIYKICSILGPPNQNSWAQGMQLADAMKFQFPQLASVSLSLLIPSASRDAIDLISSLCSWDSIRRPTAAKVLQHSFFQPCFYIPPSPRLRSEGVQKTPSSVGTRGALASDTARRNSVGVLSNTRPVYNFSSTSVNESFRMTGIQRRLELGHQEYQKERLARNEVKPYVRQPTTRDFTGLPGRDSQRTCNVVEKLGHLTLSSNRGSDICGKLPQLKPQLGRQPPPAMKAGAWHGHSAFPGRPHDIPSAPGYYTRKVAG, encoded by the exons ATGGAAAG GTACATGGTAATCAAGGAGGTTGGAGATGGAACTTTTGGGACTGTATGGCGAGCAATAAACAAACAAAGTGGTGAAGTG GTTGCTATTAAGCAAATGAAAAGGAAGTACTACTCTTGGGAGGAGTGTTTGAATCTCCGAGAAGTGAAG TGTCTGCGGAGACTGAACCATccaaatattatcaaacttaaggAAGTCATTAGAGAGAATGATGTGTTATACCTGGTGTTCGAGTACATG GAATGCAATCTTTACCAGCTTATGAAAGATAGGAACAAGCCTTTTACAGAGGATGAAATTCGGGACTGGTGCTTTCAGATATTCCGAGCACTGGCTTATATGCACCACCGTGGTTATTTTCATCGTGATCTTAAGCCTG AGAACTTACTGGTAACGAAGAATGTTCTAAAGATAGCAGATTTTGGCCTTGCTCGTGAAGCCTTGTCGAAGCCACCATTCACAGAATATGTCTCCACGCGGTG GTACCGTGCTCCAGAAATTTTGCTTCAATCTTCTGTTTATGATTCTGCTGTTG ATATGTGGGCAATGGGAGCTATCATGGCTGAGCTTTTTACACTACGTCCCCTTTTTCCTGGATCAAG TGAAGCAGATGAGATATACAAGATTTGCAGCATTCTTGGACCACCAAATCAGAATTCTTGGGCTCAAGGGATGCAACTTGCAGATGCTATGAAATTTCAATTTCCACAG CTTGCCAGTGTCTCCCTTTCTTTGCTAATTCCTTCAGCCAGCAGGGATGCAATCGACCTTATCTCG TCACTTTGTTCCTGGGACTCCATCCGAAGGCCCACAGCAGCAAAGGTTCTTCAGCATTCTTTCTTTCAG CCTTGTTTCTACATCCCACCGTCCCCTCGTTTAAGATCAGAGGGAGTGCAGAAGACACCATCATCTG TTGGCACGAGAGGAGCTTTGGCATCGGATACTGCTAGAAGAAATTCTGTTGGAGTTTTATCCAATACAAGGCCGGTATACAATTTCTCTTCCACAAGTGTAAATGAGTCTTTCAGGATGACAG GCATACAAAGGAGGCTGGAGCTGGGTCATCAG GAATACCAGAAGGAAAGACTTGCCAGGAATGAGGTTAAACCATATGTACGTCAACCAACTACGAGAGACTTCACAG GATTACCTGGTAGAGATTCCCAGAGGACTTGCAATGTAGTCGAGAAACTGGGTCACTTGACTCTCAGCTCAAACAGAGGTTCGGATATATGTGGCAAGCTGCCGCAGCTGAAACCACAGCTAGGGAGGCAGCCTCCTCCTGCCATGAAAGCTGGAGCATGGCACGGCCATTCTGCCTTTCCTGGCCGACCTCATGACATCCCATCGGCCCCTGGCTACTATACAAGAAAGGTGGCAGGCTAA
- the LOC135583765 gene encoding maltose excess protein 1-like, chloroplastic isoform X2 has translation MTSPPPASLSAAPLRFHLLASTIQLSFPPKCCPVAARNLSIRRRFRSSCAFASHSPPPSAASQRWDTLTARFAGASNLPFLLIQLPQILLNYRNLVSGNKAALLAVPWLGMLTGLLGNMTLLSYFAKKKEVEAIVVQTLGVVSIYVVLGQLAMAEAMSLPYFAAISVLVVSGLVLNFVNYFGWLHEGLWQLWEDFITVAGISVLPQVMWSTFVPFIPKSILPGTICCIIAVGAIILARLGKLSDRMVKFIRSISGWTATLLFMWMPIAQMWTTYLNPDNIKGLSAFTILLGMIGNGLMIPRALFIRDLMWFTGASWASFLHGWGNLACMYYFKSISWKFFLGATLSLFIWTGIALWRDTKAYGYSSPMISLQELVSGT, from the exons ATGACGTCGCCGCCTCCAGCTTCTCTCTCCGCTGCCCCTCTCCGCTTCCACCTTCTCGCCTCTACAATTCAACTTTCCTTTCCACCCAAGTGCTGTCCGGTTGCAGCCCGCAACCTCTCCATCCGTCGGCGCTTTCGATCCTCCTGCGCTTTTGCCTCCCATTCTCCTCCGCCCTCTGCCGCTAGCCAG CGATGGGACACGCTCACTGCCAGGTTCGCCGGGGCGTCCAACCTCCCTTTCCTCCTCATTCAGCTTCCCCAGATCCTCCTCAACTATCGCAACCTCGTCTCCGGCAACAAGGCCGCCCTTCTCGCCGTCCCCTGGCTC GGGATGCTGACGGGACTTCTCGGGAACATGACCTTGTTGTCCTACTTCGCCAAGAAGAAGGAGGTGGAGGCGATCGTGGTTCAGACGCTCGGCGTGGTGTCGATCTATGTCGTCCTGGGGCAGCTTGCGATGGCCGAAGCCATGAGCCTTCCGTACTTCGCTGCCATATCAGTGCTCGTAGTGTCCGGGCTTGTCTTGAACTTTGTGAACTACTTTGGCTGGCTTCATGAGGGGTTGTGGCAACTTTGGGAGGACTTCATTACGGTGGCTGGGATCTCTGTTCTGCCTCAG GTGATGTGGTCTACGTTTGTTCCATTCATTCCAAAAAGCATCTTGCCAGGAACAATATGTTGCATTATAGCAGTAGGGGCTATCATTTTG GCACGTCTGGGAAAACTTTCGGACAGGATGGTGAAATTCATCAGGTCAATATCTGGATGGACAGCCACTCTACTTTTTATGTGGATGCCTATTGCACAGATG TGGACAACTTATCTCAATCCAGATAACATCAAAGGCTTATCAGCTTTCACTATCTTGCTTGGCATGATTGGGAATGGTCTGATGATTCCTCGTGCACTATTTATCCGTGACCTGATGTG GTTTACTGGTGCATCTTGGGCTTCGTTTCTGCACGGGTGGGGTAATTTGGCCTGCATGTACTA TTTCAAGAGTATCAGTTGGAAGTTTTTCTTAGGAGCAACACTCAGCTTATTCATATGGACAG GAATAGCCCTCTGGAGAGATACCAAAGCTTATGGATACAGTTCACCCATGATATCTCTGCAAGAACTGGTTTCAGGAACTTGA
- the LOC135583765 gene encoding maltose excess protein 1-like, chloroplastic isoform X1, producing the protein MTSPPPASLSAAPLRFHLLASTIQLSFPPKCCPVAARNLSIRRRFRSSCAFASHSPPPSAASQASRLQRWDTLTARFAGASNLPFLLIQLPQILLNYRNLVSGNKAALLAVPWLGMLTGLLGNMTLLSYFAKKKEVEAIVVQTLGVVSIYVVLGQLAMAEAMSLPYFAAISVLVVSGLVLNFVNYFGWLHEGLWQLWEDFITVAGISVLPQVMWSTFVPFIPKSILPGTICCIIAVGAIILARLGKLSDRMVKFIRSISGWTATLLFMWMPIAQMWTTYLNPDNIKGLSAFTILLGMIGNGLMIPRALFIRDLMWFTGASWASFLHGWGNLACMYYFKSISWKFFLGATLSLFIWTGIALWRDTKAYGYSSPMISLQELVSGT; encoded by the exons ATGACGTCGCCGCCTCCAGCTTCTCTCTCCGCTGCCCCTCTCCGCTTCCACCTTCTCGCCTCTACAATTCAACTTTCCTTTCCACCCAAGTGCTGTCCGGTTGCAGCCCGCAACCTCTCCATCCGTCGGCGCTTTCGATCCTCCTGCGCTTTTGCCTCCCATTCTCCTCCGCCCTCTGCCGCTAGCCAG GCGTCCAGGTTGCAGCGATGGGACACGCTCACTGCCAGGTTCGCCGGGGCGTCCAACCTCCCTTTCCTCCTCATTCAGCTTCCCCAGATCCTCCTCAACTATCGCAACCTCGTCTCCGGCAACAAGGCCGCCCTTCTCGCCGTCCCCTGGCTC GGGATGCTGACGGGACTTCTCGGGAACATGACCTTGTTGTCCTACTTCGCCAAGAAGAAGGAGGTGGAGGCGATCGTGGTTCAGACGCTCGGCGTGGTGTCGATCTATGTCGTCCTGGGGCAGCTTGCGATGGCCGAAGCCATGAGCCTTCCGTACTTCGCTGCCATATCAGTGCTCGTAGTGTCCGGGCTTGTCTTGAACTTTGTGAACTACTTTGGCTGGCTTCATGAGGGGTTGTGGCAACTTTGGGAGGACTTCATTACGGTGGCTGGGATCTCTGTTCTGCCTCAG GTGATGTGGTCTACGTTTGTTCCATTCATTCCAAAAAGCATCTTGCCAGGAACAATATGTTGCATTATAGCAGTAGGGGCTATCATTTTG GCACGTCTGGGAAAACTTTCGGACAGGATGGTGAAATTCATCAGGTCAATATCTGGATGGACAGCCACTCTACTTTTTATGTGGATGCCTATTGCACAGATG TGGACAACTTATCTCAATCCAGATAACATCAAAGGCTTATCAGCTTTCACTATCTTGCTTGGCATGATTGGGAATGGTCTGATGATTCCTCGTGCACTATTTATCCGTGACCTGATGTG GTTTACTGGTGCATCTTGGGCTTCGTTTCTGCACGGGTGGGGTAATTTGGCCTGCATGTACTA TTTCAAGAGTATCAGTTGGAAGTTTTTCTTAGGAGCAACACTCAGCTTATTCATATGGACAG GAATAGCCCTCTGGAGAGATACCAAAGCTTATGGATACAGTTCACCCATGATATCTCTGCAAGAACTGGTTTCAGGAACTTGA